In Nonomuraea sp. NBC_00507, the following are encoded in one genomic region:
- a CDS encoding acyl-CoA dehydrogenase: MGHYKSNVRDLEFNLFEVFGRREILGTGPFAEVDEDVARSILEEVNRLATGVLADSFEEGDRHPPVFDPATGSVEIPEGFKKSYKALVDGGWAHLDLPTELGGPGIPRSLAWATAEMVLGANPALYMYGAGPNFAYTLWKMGTPEQKRFAELAIERDWGATMVLTEPDAGSDVGAGRAKAVRQPDGSWHIEGVKRFITSAEHDMTENIFHLVLARPEGHGPGTKGLSMFLVPKFHVDLETGELGERNGVYVTNVEKKMGLKVSTTCELTFGEKHPAVGWLVGEVHEGIKQMFMVIEHARMMVGTKAIATLSTGYLNALEYAKNRVQGADLTRMTDKSAPRVTTTHHPDVRRELMLQKAYAEGMRALVLYTATFQDTILIDPDDRHAQDMNDLLLPIVKGVGSERSYELLSRSLQTLGGSGYLQDYPIEQYIRDAKIDSLYEGTTAIQGLDLFFRKILRNQGAAVGSLLGEINEFAGSDAGNGRLKEERKLLAEAAAEVKTMGDTMAGWALGSLDNPAEVYKVGLNTTRFLLALGDLVIGWLLLRQAEVALAKLGDGEDPFYLGKIGAASFFAKTVLPRLTAERRVLTSTGQELMELPEEAF, translated from the coding sequence ATGGGCCACTACAAGAGCAATGTTCGCGACCTGGAATTCAACCTCTTCGAGGTCTTCGGGCGACGCGAGATCCTCGGCACAGGGCCCTTTGCGGAAGTGGACGAGGATGTCGCGCGCAGCATCCTCGAAGAGGTCAACAGGCTGGCCACAGGGGTCCTCGCCGACTCCTTCGAGGAAGGCGACAGGCACCCGCCCGTCTTCGACCCGGCGACCGGCAGTGTCGAGATCCCCGAGGGCTTCAAGAAGTCGTACAAGGCGCTGGTCGACGGCGGCTGGGCGCACCTCGACCTGCCCACCGAGCTCGGCGGCCCGGGCATCCCGCGGAGCCTGGCCTGGGCGACGGCCGAGATGGTGCTGGGCGCGAACCCGGCGCTCTACATGTACGGGGCGGGCCCCAACTTCGCCTACACGCTGTGGAAGATGGGCACCCCGGAGCAGAAGCGCTTCGCCGAGCTGGCCATCGAGCGCGACTGGGGCGCCACCATGGTGCTCACCGAGCCGGACGCCGGCTCGGACGTGGGCGCCGGGCGGGCCAAGGCGGTGCGGCAGCCCGACGGCAGCTGGCACATCGAGGGCGTCAAGCGCTTCATCACCAGCGCCGAGCATGACATGACGGAGAACATCTTCCACCTGGTCCTGGCCCGCCCCGAGGGCCACGGTCCCGGCACCAAGGGGCTGTCGATGTTCCTGGTGCCGAAGTTCCACGTGGACCTGGAGACCGGCGAGCTCGGCGAGCGCAACGGCGTCTACGTCACGAACGTCGAGAAGAAGATGGGGCTGAAGGTCTCCACGACCTGCGAGCTGACCTTCGGCGAGAAGCACCCGGCGGTCGGCTGGCTGGTCGGCGAGGTGCACGAGGGCATCAAGCAGATGTTCATGGTGATCGAGCACGCGCGCATGATGGTCGGCACCAAGGCCATCGCCACGCTGTCCACCGGTTACCTGAACGCCCTCGAGTACGCCAAGAACCGGGTCCAGGGCGCGGACCTGACGAGGATGACCGACAAGAGCGCCCCGCGGGTGACCACCACCCACCACCCGGACGTACGGCGCGAGCTCATGCTGCAGAAGGCGTACGCGGAGGGCATGCGGGCCCTGGTGCTCTACACGGCCACGTTCCAGGACACGATCCTGATCGACCCGGACGACCGGCACGCGCAGGACATGAACGACCTGCTGCTGCCGATCGTCAAGGGCGTCGGCTCGGAGCGGTCGTACGAGCTGCTCTCCCGTTCGCTGCAGACCCTGGGCGGCTCGGGCTACCTGCAGGACTACCCGATCGAGCAGTACATCCGCGACGCCAAGATCGACTCCCTGTACGAGGGCACGACCGCGATCCAGGGTCTCGACCTGTTCTTCAGGAAGATCCTGCGTAACCAGGGCGCGGCGGTCGGCTCGCTGCTCGGCGAGATCAACGAGTTCGCCGGCTCCGACGCGGGCAACGGCCGGCTCAAGGAGGAGCGCAAGCTGCTGGCCGAGGCCGCCGCCGAGGTCAAGACCATGGGCGACACCATGGCGGGCTGGGCGCTCGGCTCGCTGGACAACCCGGCCGAGGTCTACAAGGTCGGCCTCAACACCACCAGGTTCCTGCTGGCGCTGGGCGACCTGGTGATCGGCTGGCTGCTCCTGCGCCAGGCCGAGGTGGCGCTGGCCAAGCTGGGCGACGGCGAGGACCCGTTCTACCTCGGCAAGATCGGCGCGGCCTCGTTCTTCGCCAAGACCGTGCTGCCCCGGCTGACCGCCGAGCGGCGCGTGCTCACCTCCACCGGCCAGGAGCTCATGGAGCTGCCCGAAGAGGCCTTCTAG
- a CDS encoding class I SAM-dependent methyltransferase, whose protein sequence is MDAEELAARWRERLESWAIPEEILAKAPADPWSHSPERFGTRTDRALAEPDDGPTMTRLAEALPDQGTLLDVGSGAGASSLPLGGRIGHLYAVDTSAPMLEGLTLRADKLGVPVTTVEGRWPDVADRVPVVDASISAHVVYNVPDLADFLRALDARTRGRVVLELPHRHPMSWMTPLWEHFHGVSRPVRPIAEDCVALAAALGYPVQVEEREAPLERFTTLEELAESACRRVCLDPSRAAEVAETVLELGMWPVPRDRWVTVWWD, encoded by the coding sequence ATGGACGCCGAAGAACTCGCCGCCAGATGGCGAGAGCGACTGGAATCCTGGGCAATCCCCGAGGAGATCCTGGCCAAGGCACCCGCGGATCCGTGGAGTCATTCGCCGGAGCGGTTCGGCACACGCACCGACAGGGCGCTGGCCGAGCCCGACGACGGGCCCACCATGACCCGGCTCGCCGAGGCCCTGCCCGACCAGGGCACGCTCCTCGACGTGGGGTCGGGAGCCGGCGCTTCGTCGTTGCCGTTGGGCGGGCGCATCGGCCACCTCTACGCGGTGGACACCTCGGCGCCCATGCTGGAGGGGCTCACGCTCAGGGCGGACAAACTCGGCGTGCCGGTCACGACGGTCGAGGGCCGCTGGCCGGACGTGGCGGACCGGGTGCCGGTCGTTGACGCGTCCATCTCCGCCCACGTGGTCTACAACGTCCCGGACCTGGCCGACTTCCTGCGGGCGCTCGACGCGCGCACGCGCGGCCGGGTGGTGCTGGAGCTGCCGCATCGCCATCCCATGAGCTGGATGACGCCGCTGTGGGAGCACTTCCATGGGGTGAGCAGGCCGGTGCGGCCGATCGCGGAGGACTGCGTGGCGCTGGCGGCGGCGCTCGGCTACCCCGTGCAGGTGGAGGAGCGGGAGGCTCCTCTGGAACGTTTTACGACGCTGGAGGAGCTGGCGGAGAGCGCGTGCCGGCGGGTGTGCCTCGATCCGTCCAGGGCGGCGGAAGTGGCGGAGACGGTGCTGGAGCTCGGCATGTGGCCGGTGCCCCGGGACCGGTGGGTCACCGTTTGGTGGGACTGA
- a CDS encoding VOC family protein: MIEIHAVTIDAADPYEIAGWWSKATGLPLGEGDKPGDDEVMLRTERDPFLLFIRVPEGKTVKNRLHLDVNGTEGRTRDEEVERLVGLGATVYDDRRQPDGSGWVTMLDPEGNEFCVCRSQAEREAATA, from the coding sequence ATGATCGAGATCCATGCCGTCACCATTGACGCCGCCGACCCGTACGAGATCGCCGGCTGGTGGAGCAAGGCCACCGGGCTGCCCCTGGGAGAGGGCGACAAGCCGGGCGACGACGAGGTGATGCTGCGGACCGAACGCGATCCGTTCCTGCTGTTCATCCGCGTGCCCGAAGGCAAGACCGTGAAGAACCGGCTGCACCTCGACGTCAACGGGACCGAAGGACGGACCAGGGACGAAGAGGTGGAGCGGCTGGTCGGGCTGGGGGCGACCGTCTATGACGACCGTCGCCAGCCCGATGGCAGCGGCTGGGTGACGATGCTCGACCCCGAGGGCAACGAGTTCTGCGTGTGCCGGAGCCAGGCCGAGCGGGAGGCGGCGACCGCCTGA
- a CDS encoding GNAT family N-acetyltransferase, whose protein sequence is MLADDPLGATREGDPADERYLAAFDRIDANPYDELIVAERDGKVVGTMQLTYLAGLSRLGAERCLIEAVRVAASTRGQGLGRTMIQWAIDRARARGCAMVQLTSDKSRQDAHRFYDSLGFTASHEGYKLKLG, encoded by the coding sequence ATGCTCGCCGACGATCCCCTGGGCGCCACCCGCGAGGGCGACCCCGCCGACGAGCGTTACCTGGCGGCCTTCGACCGGATCGACGCCAACCCCTACGACGAGCTGATCGTGGCCGAGCGTGACGGGAAGGTGGTGGGCACGATGCAGCTCACCTACCTGGCCGGGCTGTCGCGGCTCGGCGCCGAGAGGTGCTTGATCGAGGCGGTCAGGGTCGCCGCGTCCACGCGCGGGCAAGGGCTCGGCCGCACGATGATCCAGTGGGCGATCGATCGGGCCCGCGCCCGCGGTTGCGCCATGGTGCAGCTCACCTCCGACAAGTCACGCCAGGACGCGCACCGCTTCTACGACTCGCTCGGCTTCACGGCCTCCCACGAGGGCTACAAACTCAAGCTGGGCTGA
- a CDS encoding molybdopterin-containing oxidoreductase family protein produces MSGELRVLGACPLDCPDTCSWIVTVNDGKAVKLRGNPDHPYTRGALCVKVNRYLEHTQAADRILHPLRRVGPKGSGRFERITWDEALEEISVRLRGIVEEHGGEAIWPYLGTGSLGYLQGAEGVAGRRFWNVLGASKHWLNICSAAGGSGLKRTNGTPAGMDPENFALSKLILLWGTNTLTSGHHLWKFIQDGRANGAYVVAIDPIRTRTADQADEYLPIRPGTDAALALGLLNVVLAENAQDEEFLAEHTEGWPEFREEILRHPIEKVSEITGIPAADIHSLGMRLAHTRPTAIRATMGIQRHAGGGTAMRTIGAIPGVTGDWRHPGGGIAYSTSGHVHVDIDTREDLLAKPVRTLVMTKLASQLDDVKCLWVYAANPLGSTPDGNAIRRQLAREDLFTVVMEQFPTDTVDYADIVLPATMQTEHYDLHAGYGHLYLLWNEPAVEPAGECLSTTETFRRLAAHMGLTEPSLYDSDLELAEQLLSSGHPALEGVTLDRLRKEGWVRMNYPQPFTPFADGFPTPSGRLRFPPSGRAYVPSHTAQAESSAYPLALITPAAHTFLNTIFGNNPELRRRAKDPVVLVNPADAAARGLAAGQRVRVHNEGGEFLADVEISDRVAAGVVASAKGRWPKLSPGGANANAVVAERDGDMGKGPGYHDNLVEISPA; encoded by the coding sequence ATGTCGGGCGAATTGAGGGTATTGGGGGCATGTCCGCTGGACTGCCCGGACACCTGTTCCTGGATCGTCACCGTCAACGATGGCAAGGCCGTCAAGCTACGCGGCAACCCCGACCACCCATACACGCGAGGCGCGCTCTGCGTGAAGGTCAACCGTTACCTGGAGCACACGCAGGCCGCCGACCGCATTCTCCACCCGCTGCGCCGCGTCGGGCCCAAGGGCTCGGGCCGGTTCGAGCGCATCACGTGGGACGAGGCGCTGGAGGAGATCTCGGTACGGCTGCGCGGCATCGTGGAGGAGCACGGCGGCGAGGCGATCTGGCCCTATCTGGGCACGGGCTCGCTGGGCTACCTGCAGGGCGCCGAAGGCGTGGCGGGCCGGCGGTTCTGGAACGTGCTCGGCGCCTCCAAGCACTGGCTCAACATCTGCTCGGCGGCCGGCGGCAGCGGCCTGAAGCGGACGAACGGCACCCCTGCCGGCATGGACCCGGAGAACTTCGCGCTGTCCAAGCTGATCCTGCTCTGGGGCACGAACACACTGACCAGCGGCCACCACCTGTGGAAGTTCATCCAGGACGGCCGGGCGAACGGCGCGTACGTGGTCGCCATCGACCCGATCCGCACCAGGACCGCCGACCAGGCCGACGAGTACCTGCCGATCAGGCCCGGCACGGACGCGGCCCTCGCGCTCGGCCTGCTCAACGTCGTGCTCGCGGAGAACGCGCAGGACGAGGAGTTCCTGGCCGAGCACACCGAGGGCTGGCCGGAGTTCCGCGAGGAGATCCTGCGTCACCCGATCGAAAAGGTGTCGGAGATCACCGGCATCCCGGCCGCGGATATCCACAGCCTGGGGATGAGGCTGGCCCACACCCGCCCGACCGCCATCCGCGCCACGATGGGCATCCAGCGGCACGCGGGCGGCGGCACGGCGATGCGCACGATCGGCGCGATCCCCGGCGTCACCGGCGACTGGCGTCACCCGGGCGGCGGCATCGCCTACTCCACCAGCGGCCACGTGCACGTCGACATCGACACGCGCGAGGACCTGCTGGCCAAGCCGGTCCGCACGCTGGTCATGACCAAGCTGGCCTCGCAGCTCGACGACGTGAAATGCCTGTGGGTGTACGCGGCCAACCCGCTCGGCTCGACCCCCGACGGAAACGCGATCAGGCGGCAGCTCGCCCGCGAGGACCTGTTCACGGTCGTCATGGAGCAGTTCCCGACCGACACGGTGGACTATGCCGACATCGTGTTGCCGGCCACCATGCAGACCGAGCACTACGACCTGCATGCCGGGTACGGGCACCTGTACCTGCTGTGGAACGAGCCCGCGGTGGAGCCGGCCGGTGAGTGCCTGTCCACGACGGAGACGTTCCGGCGGCTGGCGGCGCACATGGGGCTTACTGAACCGTCGTTGTACGACTCGGACCTGGAGCTGGCCGAGCAGCTGCTGTCCAGCGGGCATCCGGCGCTGGAGGGCGTCACGCTCGACCGGCTGCGCAAGGAGGGCTGGGTGCGGATGAACTATCCCCAGCCGTTCACCCCGTTCGCCGACGGTTTCCCGACGCCGTCGGGGCGGCTGCGCTTCCCGCCGTCCGGCCGGGCGTACGTCCCGTCCCACACGGCCCAGGCGGAGAGCTCGGCGTACCCGCTGGCGCTGATCACGCCGGCCGCGCACACCTTCCTCAACACGATCTTCGGCAACAACCCCGAGCTGCGGCGGCGGGCCAAGGACCCGGTGGTGCTGGTCAACCCGGCCGACGCGGCGGCCCGCGGCCTGGCGGCAGGCCAGCGGGTACGGGTGCACAACGAGGGCGGCGAGTTCTTGGCCGATGTGGAGATCAGCGACCGGGTGGCGGCCGGGGTGGTGGCTTCGGCGAAGGGCCGCTGGCCGAAGCTCAGCCCCGGCGGCGCCAACGCGAACGCGGTCGTGGCCGAGCGGGACGGCGACATGGGCAAGGGCCCCGGCTATCACGACAACCTGGTCGAGATCAGCCCAGCTTGA
- a CDS encoding lysylphosphatidylglycerol synthase transmembrane domain-containing protein: protein MAESRADNDVYVVEPLLPQRLRRPSDLLRFFATLIVLGAVILLALVAKQTLIGLEADVKEGAELVPLLSRIAAFLGGAAVLVVPAAFAVERVFHRDGLRVAEGLIAAIIGMAGSFLLGQWLVGGNLDDLRVLLTGDRDIEPLNTLLTSVVAYATAVRISRRPTWRMLMWTTIALYILAFFSGRQITLPSAIVTVVVGMAIGYATLYGVGSPNTRPPGSAVVSALRKLSFMVVSARRVEDDYQGSRRYAIGLKDGSSLDVTVLDRDRQVAGLPYRLWRRIRLNSETRRRAIRSLRAELEREALMAYAAQAAGASTPRLLGTSEIGTEAALLAYEHIETRPLDEVPDADIDDELLAQIWEQVELLQVQRLAHRRLTGDSIHLDRDGRVVLTDARSGEIAAGDLLLRLDVAQLLTYLALRVGPERSVRAAAAVMGPEALAAAMPLLQRIALTRETRSALAKEKNLLAALREHIVALKPVGKVEELRLERFRPRTLITIIASTIAAYIVLYQLSQVDVYKVITTANWAWSGLALVAAFASFVAAALMLRGFVPEPLPLWRTVLVQFASSFVKLVTPPAVGGVAINTRYLQKRGITPASAVASVGASQLIMLVFHISLLLLFAYITGSTTATSFTPSRGLVVALLAIALLVVVVLGVPPVRRMVTSRLRKLFGNVLPRLLDVLQSPLKMIEAGLGTLTITIAFVACLYACVAAFGGEISFTAVAVVYLTANAIGSAAPTPGGLGAVETALILALIAAGVPQAVATSAVLLYRLLTFWLPVLPGWASFTYLQRHSAL, encoded by the coding sequence GTGGCAGAGTCACGCGCGGACAACGACGTCTACGTCGTAGAGCCGCTGTTGCCGCAGCGCCTGCGGCGCCCGTCCGACCTGCTGCGCTTCTTCGCCACGCTGATCGTGCTCGGCGCGGTCATCCTCCTCGCCCTCGTCGCCAAGCAGACGCTCATCGGCCTCGAGGCCGACGTCAAGGAGGGCGCGGAGCTCGTCCCGCTGCTCAGCAGGATCGCGGCCTTCCTCGGCGGCGCGGCCGTGCTCGTGGTACCCGCGGCGTTCGCCGTCGAGCGGGTCTTCCACCGTGACGGCCTGCGGGTCGCCGAAGGCCTGATCGCCGCGATCATCGGCATGGCCGGGTCGTTCCTGCTCGGGCAGTGGCTCGTCGGGGGCAATCTCGACGACCTGCGCGTGCTGCTGACCGGCGACCGGGACATCGAGCCGCTGAACACGCTGCTCACCTCGGTCGTGGCGTACGCCACCGCCGTCCGCATCTCACGCCGCCCCACCTGGCGCATGCTGATGTGGACCACGATCGCCCTCTACATCCTGGCGTTCTTCTCCGGCCGGCAGATCACGCTGCCGAGCGCCATCGTGACCGTGGTGGTCGGCATGGCCATCGGCTACGCCACCCTGTACGGCGTCGGCAGCCCCAACACCAGGCCGCCGGGCAGCGCCGTGGTGTCCGCGCTCCGCAAGCTGTCGTTCATGGTGGTGTCGGCCCGGCGGGTCGAGGACGACTACCAGGGCAGCCGCCGTTACGCCATCGGGCTCAAGGACGGCAGCAGCCTCGACGTCACCGTGCTCGACCGGGACCGGCAGGTGGCCGGGCTGCCCTACCGGCTGTGGCGGCGCATCAGGCTCAACTCCGAGACCAGGCGCCGGGCCATCAGGTCGCTCAGGGCCGAGCTGGAGCGCGAGGCGCTCATGGCGTACGCCGCCCAGGCGGCCGGCGCGAGCACGCCCCGGCTCCTCGGCACCAGCGAGATCGGCACCGAGGCCGCGCTGCTCGCCTACGAGCACATCGAGACGCGTCCCCTCGACGAGGTGCCCGACGCGGACATCGACGACGAGCTGCTCGCCCAGATCTGGGAGCAGGTCGAGCTGCTGCAGGTCCAGCGCCTGGCGCACCGGCGGCTCACCGGTGACAGCATCCACCTTGACCGGGACGGACGCGTCGTGCTGACCGACGCACGCAGCGGCGAGATCGCCGCCGGCGACCTGCTGCTGCGGCTCGACGTCGCCCAGCTGCTCACCTACCTGGCGCTGCGCGTCGGCCCTGAGCGCTCGGTGCGGGCCGCGGCGGCCGTGATGGGCCCCGAGGCGCTGGCCGCCGCCATGCCGCTGCTCCAGCGCATCGCGCTCACCAGGGAGACCCGCTCGGCCCTGGCGAAGGAGAAAAACCTGCTGGCCGCGCTCCGCGAGCACATCGTCGCGCTCAAGCCGGTGGGCAAGGTCGAGGAGCTGCGCCTCGAGCGGTTCCGTCCGCGCACGCTGATCACGATCATCGCCAGCACGATCGCCGCGTACATCGTCCTCTACCAGCTCAGCCAGGTGGACGTCTACAAGGTGATCACCACGGCCAACTGGGCCTGGTCGGGGCTGGCGCTGGTCGCCGCGTTCGCCAGCTTCGTGGCCGCCGCGCTGATGCTGCGGGGATTCGTGCCCGAGCCGCTGCCGCTCTGGCGTACCGTGCTCGTGCAGTTCGCGTCCTCGTTCGTCAAGCTCGTGACGCCCCCGGCCGTGGGCGGCGTCGCGATCAACACCCGCTACCTGCAAAAGCGCGGCATCACGCCCGCGAGCGCGGTGGCCAGCGTGGGCGCCTCGCAGCTGATCATGCTGGTCTTCCACATCTCGCTGCTGCTGCTGTTCGCCTACATCACCGGCTCGACCACCGCCACCTCCTTCACGCCGTCGCGCGGGCTCGTCGTGGCGCTGCTGGCCATCGCGCTGCTGGTCGTCGTGGTGCTCGGCGTGCCGCCGGTGCGCAGGATGGTCACGTCACGGCTGCGCAAGCTGTTCGGCAACGTGCTGCCGCGGCTGCTCGACGTGCTGCAGTCGCCGCTCAAGATGATCGAGGCGGGCCTGGGCACGCTCACGATCACCATCGCGTTCGTGGCCTGTCTGTACGCCTGCGTGGCGGCGTTCGGCGGTGAGATCAGCTTCACCGCCGTCGCCGTCGTCTACCTCACGGCCAACGCGATCGGCTCGGCCGCGCCCACACCCGGCGGGCTCGGCGCGGTCGAGACCGCGCTCATCCTGGCGCTGATCGCGGCAGGTGTGCCGCAAGCGGTGGCCACGTCGGCCGTGTTGTTGTACCGGCTGCTCACGTTCTGGCTGCCGGTGCTGCCCGGCTGGGCCTCCTTCACCTACCTCCAGAGGCACAGCGCTCTGTGA
- the mgrA gene encoding L-glyceraldehyde 3-phosphate reductase, with protein MTYQADEGRYERQPYNRSGRSGLKLPAVSLGLWHNFGDNRPIENSRAILRQAFDLGVTHFDLANNYGVPYGSAEKTFGRIMNEDFRKYRDELVISTKAGYDMWPGPYGEWGSRKYLLASLDQSLQRMGLDYVDIFYSHLPDPETPLEETMGALDRAVRSGKALYAGISNYSAEQTTQAARIMRELGTPLLIHQPSYSMINRWIEDGLLDAVEEAGMGCIVFSPLAQGVLTDRYLDGVPADSRAATSRFLSPDRVDAELARDLNEVARGRGQTLAQMALSWTLRDPRVTSVLIGASSVKQLEDNVACVDGPDFTEDELEAIDKITERCASGGR; from the coding sequence ATGACGTATCAGGCCGACGAGGGGCGCTATGAGCGCCAGCCGTACAACCGCAGTGGCCGCAGCGGGCTGAAGTTGCCGGCGGTCTCGCTGGGACTGTGGCACAACTTCGGCGACAACCGGCCGATCGAGAACTCCCGGGCGATCCTGCGGCAGGCGTTCGACCTCGGCGTGACGCACTTCGACCTGGCCAACAACTACGGCGTGCCGTATGGGTCGGCGGAGAAGACCTTCGGCCGGATCATGAACGAAGATTTCCGCAAATATCGGGACGAACTGGTGATCTCCACCAAGGCCGGCTACGACATGTGGCCCGGCCCCTACGGCGAGTGGGGCTCCCGCAAATACCTCCTGGCCAGCCTGGACCAGTCCCTCCAGCGGATGGGCCTGGACTACGTGGACATCTTCTACAGCCACCTTCCCGACCCGGAGACGCCGCTGGAGGAGACCATGGGGGCGCTGGACCGGGCGGTGCGCTCGGGCAAGGCGCTGTACGCGGGCATCTCCAACTACTCGGCCGAGCAGACCACGCAGGCCGCGCGGATCATGCGGGAGCTGGGCACGCCGCTGCTCATCCACCAGCCGTCCTACTCGATGATCAACCGGTGGATCGAGGACGGGCTGCTGGACGCTGTGGAGGAGGCGGGGATGGGCTGCATCGTGTTCTCGCCGCTGGCGCAGGGCGTGCTGACCGACCGCTACCTGGACGGGGTGCCCGCCGACTCGCGGGCCGCCACCAGCCGCTTCCTCTCCCCCGACCGGGTCGACGCGGAGCTGGCGCGCGATCTCAACGAGGTCGCCAGGGGCCGGGGGCAGACGCTGGCTCAGATGGCGCTGTCGTGGACGCTCAGGGACCCGCGGGTGACGAGCGTGCTCATCGGCGCGAGCAGCGTGAAACAGCTGGAGGACAACGTGGCCTGCGTCGACGGCCCCGACTTCACCGAGGACGAACTCGAGGCCATAGACAAGATCACAGAGCGCTGTGCCTCTGGAGGTAGGTGA
- a CDS encoding S9 family peptidase has product MSSNTPPLAKKIPTERTHHGDTVIDEYAWLSNKEDPDTKAYLEAENEFLKQQTGHLSDLQEQVFQEIKGRTQETDLSVPSRKGAWWYFSRTEEGKQYAVSCRVPADSDAPPEITPGGKLDREQVILDGNELAGDSAFFSIGTSAVTPDGTMLAYSTDYKGDERFTLRFKNLETGELLPDEIADIFYGGSWSADGSAFFYTRVDDAWRPFQVYRHTLGTEEDVLVYEETDERYWVGIGLTRSERYLVLGAGSKITSEVRILDANDPAGEFRIVRPRTTGMEYSVEHAGDFFYILHNENAENFELATAPLHDPGAWTPIIAHRDDTRLLEIDAFEGHAVVHFRRDGLTGLRVLPYPSTIADWRERVEAAERNAYEIDFPEPLYDVGPAGNPEFITKRLRLAYTSMVTPPSVYDYELDTHELILLKRRPVLGGYEPADYEQFREWATAEDGTRIPVSIVKRKDASKPAPTVLYGYGSYETSIDPGFSVPRLSLLDRGFVFAVAHVRGGGEMGRHWYEDGKLTRKRNTFTDFVAVARHLKATGWSERVIARGGSAGGLLMGAVTNLAPEEFAGVVAEVPFVDALNTILDPSLPLTVIEWDEWGDPLHNPDVYAYMKSYTPYENVDGRSYPPILAITSLNDTRVLYHEPAKWIARLRSTAQGGPFLLKTEMGAGHGGRSGRYDAWREEAFALSWIIERGTS; this is encoded by the coding sequence GTGAGCAGCAACACGCCGCCACTGGCGAAGAAGATTCCTACCGAGCGGACCCATCACGGCGACACCGTCATCGACGAGTACGCCTGGCTGAGCAACAAGGAAGATCCGGATACCAAGGCCTACCTGGAGGCGGAGAACGAGTTCCTCAAGCAGCAGACCGGTCACCTCTCCGACCTCCAGGAGCAGGTGTTCCAGGAGATCAAGGGCCGCACCCAGGAGACCGACCTGTCGGTGCCGAGCCGCAAGGGCGCGTGGTGGTATTTCAGCCGCACCGAGGAGGGCAAGCAGTACGCGGTCTCCTGCCGCGTCCCCGCGGACAGCGACGCGCCACCGGAGATCACCCCAGGCGGCAAACTCGACCGCGAGCAGGTGATCCTCGACGGCAACGAACTCGCCGGCGACAGCGCGTTCTTCTCGATCGGCACCAGCGCCGTCACGCCCGACGGCACGATGCTGGCCTACTCGACCGACTACAAGGGGGACGAGCGCTTCACCCTGAGGTTCAAGAACCTCGAGACGGGTGAGCTGCTGCCCGACGAGATCGCCGACATCTTCTACGGCGGCTCCTGGTCGGCCGACGGCTCGGCGTTCTTCTATACGCGCGTCGACGACGCCTGGCGCCCGTTCCAGGTCTACCGGCACACCCTCGGCACTGAGGAGGACGTGCTGGTCTACGAGGAGACCGACGAACGTTACTGGGTCGGCATCGGGCTGACGCGCAGCGAGCGCTACCTGGTGCTCGGCGCGGGCAGCAAGATCACCAGTGAGGTGCGCATCCTCGACGCGAACGACCCCGCCGGCGAGTTCCGTATCGTCCGGCCCCGGACGACGGGGATGGAATACAGCGTCGAGCACGCGGGCGACTTCTTCTACATCCTGCACAACGAGAACGCCGAGAACTTCGAGCTGGCCACGGCTCCGCTCCACGACCCGGGCGCCTGGACGCCGATCATCGCGCACCGCGACGACACCAGGCTCCTGGAGATCGACGCGTTCGAGGGCCACGCCGTGGTGCACTTCCGCCGCGACGGGCTGACGGGCCTGCGGGTTCTGCCGTACCCGAGCACGATCGCCGACTGGCGCGAGCGCGTCGAGGCGGCCGAGCGGAACGCGTACGAGATCGACTTCCCCGAGCCGCTGTACGACGTCGGCCCGGCAGGCAACCCGGAGTTCATCACCAAGCGGCTCAGGCTGGCTTACACGAGCATGGTGACCCCGCCCAGCGTGTACGACTACGAGCTCGACACCCACGAGCTGATCCTGCTCAAGCGGCGCCCGGTGCTCGGCGGCTACGAGCCGGCCGACTACGAGCAGTTCAGGGAGTGGGCCACGGCCGAGGACGGGACGAGGATCCCGGTGTCGATCGTGAAGCGGAAGGACGCGAGCAAGCCCGCCCCGACCGTGCTGTACGGGTACGGCAGCTACGAGACCTCCATCGACCCGGGCTTCTCGGTGCCGAGGCTGTCGCTGCTGGACCGCGGGTTCGTCTTCGCCGTCGCGCACGTCAGGGGCGGTGGCGAGATGGGCCGCCACTGGTACGAGGACGGCAAGCTCACCAGGAAGCGCAACACGTTCACCGACTTCGTGGCCGTGGCCAGGCACCTGAAGGCGACGGGCTGGAGCGAGCGCGTCATCGCCAGGGGCGGCTCGGCGGGCGGCCTGCTGATGGGCGCGGTGACGAACCTGGCGCCGGAGGAGTTCGCGGGTGTGGTGGCCGAGGTGCCGTTCGTGGACGCGCTCAACACCATCCTGGACCCGTCGCTGCCGCTGACCGTGATCGAATGGGATGAGTGGGGCGACCCCCTGCACAACCCGGACGTGTACGCCTACATGAAGAGCTACACCCCGTACGAGAACGTGGACGGCAGGTCGTACCCGCCGATCCTGGCGATCACGAGCCTGAACGACACCCGCGTCCTCTACCACGAGCCGGCGAAGTGGATCGCCCGGTTGCGCTCGACCGCGCAGGGCGGCCCCTTCCTGCTGAAGACGGAGATGGGGGCGGGTCACGGCGGGCGCAGCGGCCGGTACGACGCCTGGCGCGAGGAGGCGTTCGCGCTGTCCTGGATCATCGAGAGGGGCACGTCATGA